In Citrus sinensis cultivar Valencia sweet orange chromosome 3, DVS_A1.0, whole genome shotgun sequence, the sequence TAATCCCCCCCTCCCCCTTCTTGCCATTTTTATAAACTCCAAGAAAGCTTTTTCCTTAGATGTTATTCCGCAAATAGTTTCGGTTCCAAAATAGCTTGAGTGCTATTTATCCCAGAATACCTTCTGATATCTAATAAGATGAACACGTGGCATAGTTAGATGTCTTTTAAAATATGGCACCTATAGTAAtgatcatatatttatttagcaAGATAAAATAACCATTAATATTGCTAATCTTCTGTTCCACTTTTCATTGTTGCTATCCGCTGAACAGCAGTTCGACGCGGCTGCTGACGCCCACGCCACGGATGTACAGTTACCCAACTGAAAACCAATTGTAAGGGGTTCTAGTTCGGATCGAATCCTAAAAAATTCTCAGAACCAGAACCCCAAAATATCCACACCCTCTCTTACTGTGTACTTGAGCAAACAAGAGAGAGATTATACAGGTACCCATGAAACTTGGTTCCACTTTGCGTGATAATGGTTGGTTTTCGTTAATAATGTAGTGTCCATTTGACCCATAAAATACAGCACTAATGATAATTCATTTTGGATGTGGTGGGTCAGTGACAGCCATCAGCAGGACACTCTCACTCTGCTTCGTATTTCTGATACTAGTATGTAATTAATATGTGAGGTGTGTGCTTGTGCGAAGAAAGCATCgccttataaaataaatatacatccTTTTGAGTTTGAGCCCTTCGagcataattataaataaacctTGATGCTTAAGACTACATCAGTTCTTCATGAAAAATATCCAATAACTGCccaatgttaaataaaatgatcaattttTTACCTGTGATTTCCAGAGAATGACAGCAGGAGCAGAGCTTTACACAAAAATGCGGTCAATCAACTGCGGCAAACGGAGTAAGTAAGGgcttatttgaaaagaaagcttCCAGATTGGCAACCGCAAGTTCACACACATCCTTAAAAGATTCAGGCGTAAAGACAGCACTATGTGGCGACAGCACAACATTATCAAGTGCAAAGAGCTGCTCAGGAACATCAGGCTCATTCTCAAACACGTCCAAACCAGCACCTCCAATCTCTCCTCGCAGCAAACACCCCACCATTTCTTTCTCATCAATAATAGCACCACGCCCTACATTAATAATAACTCCTTTCTTCCCCAGGGCCAACAAGACTTGCTTATTGATCAAGTGATGTGTTTGATCAGTCAATGCACAGCAAATGATGAGGACATCACTGTTAGCTGCAAGTTCACAGACATCCGGATAGAAAGGGTACGTAACAGAAGGCTTTTTATTCCTAGAGTTGTATGAAACGCAGCAGCCGAAAGCTTCAAGCCTTTTGGCAACTTCAGACCCAATGCTCCCCAGCCCAACAATCCCAACTCGTTTGCCACCCAACTAAAATTGCCAATAATCAACACAAACAAGCTCGATCAAAATCAGCAGTTCCCCTTCATAGTTCAGactaaataaaacaaaagatataCACATGACACCAGACCATGCAATGCTACACAATTTGCATagaactaaagaaaaattaataatactccaaatcaaaactggaaaaagaaaaaaaaaaaaaagtacctTAGACCCAAGCGGAAATTCAGCGTTGATAGGCCAAAGCCCTTGTCTGACAAAGCAATCGGCAGCAGAAAGTTTTCTCAGGACATCAATTAGCAAGCCCAGTGCGTAATCAGCCACGTCTTCAGAGAAAACGTTACCAGCATTGGCCAGAGCCACACCGCGGCGGCGGCACTCTACTACGTCAATATGGTTAAGGCCGGCGCTTGTGGCAACCACCAGCCGCACCTCTGGAAGCAGGCGGAGGATTTCGGCTGTAACCGGCGCACCTGCGCTGGAGAAGATGGCCTTCACTGAGTGCGCGTGTAGTGTCAAGAATTCGTGTAGAGGAAGCGCTGATTCGTATGCTTTCAAGTATTGGAATTTGTTTGAGGTAAAGAACTGTTCTCCTAACATAGCGAAGCCTGATGGTTTTCTTAAGAGTAGCACTTGTGGGAATTGGACTGCGAAGTGATGATGAGTCGCCATCGTCACGAagcctcctttttttttttttttgttttgggggttggtgggggggggggggcgcgGGGAAGGAAGGggtaaacataattaattaatatatttcgTCCAACTGATTTACATCAGTCCCCGCCGGcaggaattttaaaatatatacggggtaacataattaattaatatatacgaCATAGGTAGTTAAATTTTACGCATAAcacatattataatattttttatttattacatgactaatatattagttaaagacatttcaaaatttctccGGCTCACCGTCACGGCTCCATTAACcattaataaaagttatttaattttaaaataaagaataagaaaCCTAttcagttttaaaaaaaaaagataaacaaaacatTGATAACCCCGCCGACGGGCATTTTCCAAGGTTCACACTTCTTCACTCACAGTTCCTCAccctcctctctctctctctctctctctctctctcgacTGATTTAAATCGGTTTCATTAACCACAATACTCTTGAAATTAACTCCAAAAATGAAGCGAAAATTACACTACAGTACCGCTTGGTAATTAAAATTGCAACTGTCGGTTAAGCCAACAAGTTCTTTACACCCAaggatatttaaataataagcTGAAGCCCTAAATACAAAACTATAAAACACAAGACCATGGAACGGATGCTTAAGGCTGATCAATCTCTTTTCATTGCAATTACATCTCTAACAAGTGTGCTGCTTAAATCAACCAGGAACATAGGGTTCAAAGAGTTTCACACATGGATTTGGATCATGCTGCATGATTTCAGCAGCACGTTCAAACTCCTCCCTTAGAACTTTTATGCTGAACTTGTCCACAACTCGACCAAGGTCGTGAGTCACCTCAAAGGGATCCTCTATGCATATCAAATGACGGTCATTTCCAATCCTTCTTGTCCAGTCCTTTTCTTGTTTGCTAACACAACGGGAAACAATTGGTCAATTACAAGAAAGATATCTTGAGTgtcaatttttataaagtaaaagttCTTTAAGAAACCTCTGAAATCTTCTCAGCATAGCTGCCATTGTCATTTGCTAACAATATTCAGCAAACAGATTACTCACACATGCAACCATTATTCACCAAACTAACAACGAGCAAGCTGTGCCTAAACTAAATACAAGTACCAACTTCCCTGGTGAATTTTCTTATCAAAACAATGACACTGAGTGACATTTCAACGTTACCTAAATACCAATTCACTCCATTATATTTCAGATTCTAGAAATGCCGGTCACATCCTCAAGGGTAAACTTGTCAAGAGAAACCCATCTAATAACatttcaaaaaccaaaatccAAGTCATATAAGGTATGTAACCTACCTTATTGTACTTCCGGTGCGAACGGAAATAACGTTGCTGGCATAATCATGACCATAAGCCCAGTAATTGAAAAATGCCCACACAAGTCGACCAATACTTTCCTTGTTACGAGACCCAAATCCATGAAGTTTGTCAACTTGATCAAAGTAAGCACATTCAATATCATCCACAGTCACAGAGTATGTTTTCTCCATTCCCTGAATGAGATTTTACCAAgcatgaaataaaacaaaaatggagTAAAGATACACTTTCAAATGCAAATATTTATGACAAAACGTCAAGCATGTCATGCACATCAACTCTTTGCCAAACTTTTCACTAATACagagcaaaataaaataacaaatgacAGCCAAAGAgcatgtaaataatttaaggacataattattatataaacaaTGCCACTATATACCGTATAAAAGCATCACTTTTTACAAGTATTATTGGCAGAAAATTCATTCACTTCACTCAAACAGTttcttcaaatcaaaatttctatATACGGGCTACATAATCTTTTGagtaaatcaaaataatcattttttaccATTTGTCGCATCTTGCTGTTTCTATTGTCCCTTGACATTCCAGTGAGTtgaaacatataataattattttgtggatacacacacacacacacctcTCTGTGTGTGCGTGCATGTGTGGGGGGGATAGGGTTGGCATGTAAATGAGACAACCAGATAACCACAATGTTCTCACACAAAGGACACATAAAGCACACCAAAGGAACTGCTTAAGTAGAAGTATGGGCCCCGCATCCAAATGTAGAAGCACAAAATGATATGCATTTCATgctacaaaattaaagaagcaAACAACTAATATATACCTGTAAGCATGGAAGAATAGCAGGCCTACGCTGCTGTAAGAAATGAATGCACATCAAAACATACCTGAAAAGGAGATAAAAGTAAACATTGCGATAAAGCAACATAAGCACAGAAACCCAAACATTTAGCATAGACATCTTAAACAAGGTGATTCTGTTGAAAAAAGGTAAGCCAAAATAGCCAGAATTATTGTCTGTAGCTTTTGCTGATTGTCTCAAGCAGGTCTCATGACAATCATCATTGGAATACGACCCACAGATAGTTATTTACtaaattggaaaataaatatatagcTCTAAAAGATAACTTACGCATAGCTAGATAGGGTTCCTTGATAAGTTACATTGACTCCTCTTGATTTAGCCCAATGTTTAACAATAAAAGCCAACTGCTGCAATCGCACATCTATTTGAGCATAATCCCGAAGAAGCTTTGTATTTACAACAGCCAAAAGATTGTTTATGCATATGTCACAAGAAATTCCAGTGACTGGATCCATAAGCTTTACTATGGGGACCCTTGCCCGTGTCAGTGCCTGTAAGAAACTTGAAAAAGTTTGCATCCATAGAAAGTAAACCAACAGCACAAACGGCAATAAAAGACCATAACACACCGTGCAAGTAAGATTTGTGCTTCACCTAGACCAATCCCATCATTCagttaaaataatcaaacacCGCAggataaatttgtttcaaaggaaaaaatataCCATGTACACTATATTTAAAAGAACTACTAAAGAAGGaattacacataattaaaaccaaatgatggaataaaactaaattgatGAGCAATCAGAATTACATACAGTATCAAACAAATAGCAGGGGCATCCATTAATTGAAATATGCTTCTTTCAGGAACCAACatgttacaaaaaaatatgctTCTTTATTGAAAATCAGAAGAGCAAACTTTCACCATTCACTTCCCATTTATCTGCAGCGTCTGGTTCATTTTTCATCgtacaagtgaaaaataatgaatacaattacttttaagttctCCAAAAACTTCAGAGAGACAAACTCATTGAACCTTGTTCATGGGGAACAACAAATCAAACTGACTCACCTGCACATTCTGGAGATTATCTGATTGCAAGATATCTGCCAACTTCAACAAGACCTCAGACTTGTTGATCTCTGAATCATTAATTGCAAGGCAAACATCAATGTCGCTCTTAGAAACACCAAATGAGTTAGCACATGATCCATACAGATACAACCGAGCATCAGGCCATTCTTTGCAAACTAACTTCTCCAATAATGTTAACAATTTCTTCTGCTttgccttttcttcttctgctgGTATTAGAGACTCATAAATTGCAAGAAAAGGAGCATTTAGTCTTCCTATGTCAGCACGACATTCAATCTGccattttaaatttctcatCCTCTGGCTAAGTAGTCTTTTCCCTCTGTTATCTGATCTGATTTCCTGATAATAAAAAGCACAGGCAAATCACACAGTTTATCCACTAACCCACTAACAGTAAATGTTTTATCACTAAAGAATTCCAATCAAATCATGCAAATGTACGCTAATATAATGATTAGTTCATGGAAGCATATAATCACTACTACAGAAAAGAGATAACCTTATCACGTGAATTTCGATGTTTCTTGTCATTCCTCTCATGAGTATCATTCTTGAGTTCAGATTCATCGTCAGGCAATAAAGAATCCACGAGGTCTTCACCAAAATCATCCATATCATCGCCACCTTGACTATAACCCGGGCCATTCTCCCTCCTCTTATCGAGCCCCAAATGCCTTTCTCGGCCTTCTCTACGTAAATCCAACAAAGACTCTTCAATGTCCAAGGCTGATACTGAATGAAGATTACTTCCAGAAGGAGGACCAGGACGATCAAGCTGTCTAGTGAGACCTACACCATTACCACCTTCAACAGCAGAACTAGTAAATCTGTTAATCATATCAACATTATGCTCAAAGCC encodes:
- the LOC102622124 gene encoding glyoxylate/hydroxypyruvate reductase HPR3; the encoded protein is MATHHHFAVQFPQVLLLRKPSGFAMLGEQFFTSNKFQYLKAYESALPLHEFLTLHAHSVKAIFSSAGAPVTAEILRLLPEVRLVVATSAGLNHIDVVECRRRGVALANAGNVFSEDVADYALGLLIDVLRKLSAADCFVRQGLWPINAEFPLGSKLGGKRVGIVGLGSIGSEVAKRLEAFGCCVSYNSRNKKPSVTYPFYPDVCELAANSDVLIICCALTDQTHHLINKQVLLALGKKGVIINVGRGAIIDEKEMVGCLLRGEIGGAGLDVFENEPDVPEQLFALDNVVLSPHSAVFTPESFKDVCELAVANLEAFFSNKPLLTPFAAVD
- the LOC102611932 gene encoding UTP:RNA uridylyltransferase 1, with protein sequence MTGGGGGESPLTPACNGGEFLLSLLQKPQQHPQAPPHQTPPQQPSLPNDPAVAAVGPTINFQPQWPSNGCDLPPTWPRTPLPLNFLGFPQNPWASSSTENQQQRLLCEDFGRLGFSNANYAAIHNLIQQPNHQQQQQQQQNLRFGSFQVQPDSLLNLNHLDNLKYNLDRNSQFDQPRASSISNPNSFQHRNLENSREHDLRLGKQHYGSTPPPGFSNKARVGGSGNSRRGFEHNVDMINRFTSSAVEGGNGVGLTRQLDRPGPPSGSNLHSVSALDIEESLLDLRREGRERHLGLDKRRENGPGYSQGGDDMDDFGEDLVDSLLPDDESELKNDTHERNDKKHRNSRDKEIRSDNRGKRLLSQRMRNLKWQIECRADIGRLNAPFLAIYESLIPAEEEKAKQKKLLTLLEKLVCKEWPDARLYLYGSCANSFGVSKSDIDVCLAINDSEINKSEVLLKLADILQSDNLQNVQALTRARVPIVKLMDPVTGISCDICINNLLAVVNTKLLRDYAQIDVRLQQLAFIVKHWAKSRGVNVTYQGTLSSYAYVLMCIHFLQQRRPAILPCLQGMEKTYSVTVDDIECAYFDQVDKLHGFGSRNKESIGRLVWAFFNYWAYGHDYASNVISVRTGSTISKQEKDWTRRIGNDRHLICIEDPFEVTHDLGRVVDKFSIKVLREEFERAAEIMQHDPNPCVKLFEPYVPG